One genomic window of Burkholderia diffusa includes the following:
- the cysD gene encoding sulfate adenylyltransferase subunit CysD, whose translation MSTTLEQSAFAPPTGADDRMGHLDWLEAESIHILRELVAECSKPALLFSGGKDSVVVLHLALKAFGLGANRKTTLPFPLVHIDTGHNYEEVIDFRDRRAQELGAELVVGHVEDSIKRGTVVLRRETDSRNAAQAVTLLETIEQHGYTALIGGARRDEEKARAKERIFSFRDEFGQWDPKAQRPELWSLYNARLHKGEHLRVFPISNWTELDVWQYIARENLELPSIYYAHQREIVRRNGLLVPVTPLTPMRDGETSELAQVRFRTVGDISCTCPVESDADDVEKIIAETAVTEITERGATRMDDQASEAAMEQRKKQGYF comes from the coding sequence ATGAGCACGACGCTCGAGCAATCCGCCTTTGCCCCGCCCACCGGTGCCGACGACCGCATGGGCCACCTCGACTGGCTCGAAGCCGAGTCGATCCACATCCTGCGCGAACTCGTTGCGGAATGCAGCAAGCCGGCGCTGTTGTTCTCGGGCGGCAAGGACTCGGTCGTCGTGCTGCACCTCGCGCTGAAGGCGTTCGGCCTCGGCGCGAACCGCAAGACGACGCTGCCGTTCCCGCTCGTGCACATCGACACCGGCCACAACTACGAGGAAGTGATCGACTTCCGCGACCGCCGTGCGCAAGAGCTCGGCGCCGAACTGGTGGTCGGCCACGTCGAGGATTCGATCAAGCGCGGCACGGTCGTGCTGCGCCGCGAAACCGATTCGCGCAACGCCGCGCAGGCCGTCACGCTCCTCGAGACGATCGAACAGCACGGCTACACGGCGCTGATCGGCGGCGCGCGCCGCGACGAAGAGAAGGCGCGCGCGAAGGAGCGGATCTTCTCGTTCCGCGACGAATTCGGCCAATGGGATCCGAAGGCGCAGCGCCCGGAACTGTGGAGCCTGTACAACGCACGCCTGCACAAGGGCGAGCACCTGCGCGTGTTCCCGATCTCGAACTGGACCGAGCTCGACGTGTGGCAGTACATCGCACGCGAGAACCTCGAGCTGCCGTCGATCTACTACGCGCACCAGCGCGAGATCGTGCGCCGCAACGGTCTGCTCGTGCCGGTCACGCCGCTCACGCCGATGCGTGACGGCGAGACGAGCGAGCTCGCCCAGGTGCGCTTCCGCACGGTCGGCGACATCAGTTGCACGTGCCCGGTCGAGAGCGACGCGGACGACGTCGAGAAGATCATCGCCGAGACGGCGGTGACCGAGATCACCGAACGCGGCGCGACCCGGATGGACGACCAGGCATCCGAAGCCGCGATGGAACAGCGCAAGAAGCAAGGTTATTTCTGA
- a CDS encoding SDR family oxidoreductase yields MKEVILVTGASSGFGLLTAQALSRAGHTVYASMRESTGRNAPCVAAIAAYAQEHGVDLRTVELDVSNDASVAGAIERVIVDNGRLDVVVHNAGHMVFGPAEAFTPDQLAQLYDINVVSTQRVNRAALPHLRRQGRGLLVWVSSSSARGGTPPFLAPYFAAKAAMDSLAVSYAAELARWGIETSIVVPGAFTRGTNHFVHAGKPADTAVQAAYDSGPYAGVADRALSGLAALEPADADAGAVATAIAGLVAAPAGKRPYRVFVDPSQDGAEEVFRIGDRIRREMFRNIGLADLLAPRVST; encoded by the coding sequence ATGAAGGAAGTCATTCTCGTCACGGGCGCATCCAGCGGCTTCGGCCTGCTGACCGCCCAGGCGCTTTCCCGCGCCGGCCATACGGTCTACGCGTCGATGCGCGAGAGCACCGGCCGCAACGCGCCGTGCGTCGCCGCAATCGCCGCCTATGCGCAGGAGCACGGTGTCGACCTGCGCACCGTCGAACTCGACGTCAGCAACGACGCATCGGTCGCCGGCGCGATCGAACGCGTGATCGTCGACAACGGCCGCCTCGACGTCGTCGTCCACAACGCCGGCCACATGGTGTTCGGGCCTGCCGAAGCGTTCACGCCCGACCAGCTCGCGCAGCTCTACGACATCAACGTCGTGTCGACCCAGCGCGTGAACCGCGCCGCGCTGCCGCACCTGCGTCGCCAGGGCCGCGGCCTGCTCGTGTGGGTGTCGTCCTCGTCGGCGCGCGGCGGCACGCCGCCGTTTCTCGCCCCCTACTTCGCCGCGAAGGCCGCGATGGATTCGCTCGCGGTGTCCTATGCCGCCGAGCTCGCGCGGTGGGGGATCGAGACGTCGATCGTCGTGCCGGGCGCGTTCACCCGCGGCACGAACCACTTCGTCCATGCTGGCAAGCCGGCCGATACCGCCGTGCAAGCTGCCTACGACAGCGGACCGTACGCGGGCGTCGCCGATCGGGCGTTGAGCGGCCTCGCCGCGCTGGAGCCTGCGGACGCCGATGCCGGCGCCGTCGCGACGGCGATTGCCGGGCTCGTCGCCGCGCCGGCCGGCAAGCGCCCGTACCGCGTCTTCGTCGATCCGTCACAGGACGGCGCCGAGGAAGTGTTTCGCATCGGCGATCGCATCCGCCGCGAGATGTTCAGGAACATCGGCCTCGCCGATCTGCTCGCGCCGCGCGTCAGCACTTGA
- a CDS encoding ABC transporter substrate-binding protein produces the protein MTLPALLCRAAGAALLIACAAAHADLKVGVDLSSTGPAAVIGITSKNAILMWPKTIAGQPLQVTVLDDASDPGAAVRNIRKLVDEDHVDVVVGPNITPAALAALDAVAAAQTPMITLVGSGAIVEPQEGARTWAFKMAQSDSAMADVMTRYMANHGVKTVGFIGFADSYGDSWLNEFTRFAEVRKIRVIATERFNRTDASVTGQSLKLIAAKPDAILIAGSGTPAVLPQRTLIERGYKGAIYQTHGIATPEFIKLGGKDVDGTLFPTQPVVVARTLPADHPARKTALAFVDAYETKYGAGTVTQFAGDAAGVYPRLADAVGRALKAAQPGTPAFRAALRRELERAHELVVPNGVVNTSDKDHVGLDQRASVMGIVKQGKFVYLSQ, from the coding sequence ATGACGCTTCCCGCCCTGCTGTGCCGAGCCGCCGGCGCCGCGCTCCTGATCGCCTGCGCGGCCGCGCATGCCGACCTGAAGGTCGGCGTCGACCTGTCGTCGACCGGCCCGGCCGCCGTGATCGGCATCACCAGCAAGAACGCGATCCTGATGTGGCCGAAGACCATCGCCGGGCAGCCGCTGCAGGTGACGGTGCTCGACGACGCGTCCGACCCCGGCGCCGCCGTGCGCAACATCCGCAAGCTGGTCGACGAGGATCACGTCGACGTCGTGGTCGGGCCGAACATCACGCCGGCCGCGCTAGCGGCGCTCGACGCGGTGGCGGCCGCGCAGACGCCGATGATCACGCTGGTCGGCTCCGGCGCGATCGTCGAGCCGCAGGAAGGCGCGCGGACCTGGGCATTCAAGATGGCGCAGAGCGACAGCGCGATGGCCGACGTGATGACGCGCTACATGGCCAACCACGGCGTGAAGACGGTCGGCTTCATCGGCTTCGCGGACAGCTACGGCGACAGCTGGCTGAATGAATTCACACGCTTCGCGGAAGTCCGCAAAATTCGCGTGATCGCGACGGAGCGCTTCAACCGCACCGACGCAAGCGTTACCGGCCAGTCGCTGAAGCTGATCGCGGCAAAGCCGGACGCGATCCTGATCGCGGGCTCGGGCACGCCGGCCGTGCTGCCGCAGCGCACGCTGATCGAGCGCGGCTACAAGGGCGCGATCTACCAGACGCACGGGATCGCGACGCCGGAATTCATCAAGCTCGGCGGCAAGGACGTCGACGGGACGCTGTTCCCGACCCAGCCGGTCGTCGTTGCGCGCACGTTGCCCGCCGACCATCCGGCCCGCAAGACCGCGCTTGCGTTCGTCGATGCATATGAAACGAAATACGGTGCCGGCACCGTCACGCAGTTCGCGGGCGATGCGGCGGGCGTGTATCCGCGCCTCGCCGACGCGGTCGGCCGCGCACTCAAGGCAGCACAGCCCGGCACGCCGGCCTTCCGCGCGGCGCTGCGGCGCGAGCTCGAACGCGCGCACGAGCTCGTCGTGCCGAACGGCGTCGTCAACACCAGCGACAAGGATCACGTAGGGCTCGATCAGCGCGCGAGCGTGATGGGGATCGTGAAACAGGGCAAGTTCGTCTACCTGAGCCAGTAA
- a CDS encoding DUF934 domain-containing protein, translated as MASIIKNRAVIDDAWQVVRASEDGALPAVDALPAGKVLVPFALWQAERAALVAAKTKEELGVWLAPDSEPADLVTDFGAISLIAVDFPRFADGRGYSIARLLRERHGWTGELRAIGDVLRDQLLYMSRCGFDAFAVRADKDIRDALNAFGEFTQRYQGAFDEPAPLFRRRDAAVDAKVSA; from the coding sequence ATGGCTTCGATTATCAAGAACCGCGCAGTGATCGACGACGCATGGCAGGTCGTGCGCGCGTCGGAAGACGGTGCGCTGCCCGCGGTCGACGCGTTGCCGGCCGGCAAGGTGCTGGTGCCGTTCGCGCTGTGGCAGGCCGAGCGCGCGGCGCTCGTCGCCGCGAAGACGAAGGAAGAACTCGGCGTATGGCTCGCGCCGGACAGCGAGCCGGCCGATCTCGTGACCGACTTCGGTGCGATCTCGCTGATCGCCGTCGATTTCCCGCGCTTCGCGGACGGCCGCGGCTACAGCATCGCGCGCCTGCTGCGCGAGCGCCACGGCTGGACCGGCGAGCTGCGCGCGATCGGCGACGTGCTGCGGGACCAGTTGCTGTACATGTCGCGTTGCGGCTTCGACGCGTTCGCGGTGCGTGCCGACAAGGACATCCGCGACGCGCTGAATGCGTTCGGCGAATTCACGCAGCGTTACCAGGGCGCGTTCGACGAGCCGGCACCGCTGTTCCGCCGCCGCGACGCCGCGGTCGACGCGAAGGTGAGCGCATGA
- a CDS encoding nitrite/sulfite reductase has product MYQYDQYDQTIVDERVAQYRDQVRRRLSGELSEDEFRPLRLQNGLYMQRHAYMHRIAIPYGNLRSEQLRMLARIAREHDRGYGHFSTRSNIQFNWVQLEETPEILAKLASVQMHAIQTSGNCIRNITADQFAGVAQDEEIDPRPWSEILRQWSTFHPEFAWLPRKFKIAVSGSKHDRAAVQIHDLGVYLKKNAQGEVVASILAGGGLGRTPIVGAVIKEDLPWQHLLTYCEAVLRVYNRYGRRDNLYKARIKILVKALSPAKFAQQVEDEWQHLKDGPSTLTQAEVDRVSQYFKPPVYEKLADTDASFEQHLLENKAFARWVERNVAPHKVPGYAAVTLSLKDHRVAPGDATDAQMDLVADWADAYSFGELRVSHEQNLILANVKKRDLFAVWEKAKAAGFATPNIGLLTDIIACPGGDFCSLANAKSIPIALAIQQRFDDLDYVYDLGDLSLNISGCMNSCGHHHVGNIGILGVDKDGAEWYQVSLGGEQGTGRNGARLGRVIGPSFSAEEVPDVIAKLIDTFVETRIDGERFIDTYDRIGIAPFKERVYAARQAVNA; this is encoded by the coding sequence ATGTATCAGTACGACCAGTACGACCAGACGATCGTCGACGAGCGAGTCGCGCAGTACCGCGATCAGGTGCGCCGCCGCCTGTCGGGTGAGTTGAGCGAGGACGAGTTCCGTCCGCTGCGCCTGCAGAACGGCCTGTACATGCAGCGCCACGCGTACATGCACCGCATCGCGATTCCGTACGGCAACCTGCGCAGCGAGCAGCTCCGCATGCTGGCGCGCATCGCCCGCGAACACGACCGCGGCTACGGCCACTTCTCGACGCGCTCGAACATCCAGTTCAACTGGGTCCAGCTCGAGGAAACGCCCGAGATCCTCGCGAAGCTCGCGTCGGTGCAGATGCACGCGATCCAGACGTCGGGCAACTGCATTCGCAACATCACGGCCGACCAGTTCGCCGGCGTCGCGCAGGACGAGGAGATCGATCCGCGTCCGTGGTCGGAAATCCTGCGCCAGTGGTCGACGTTCCATCCCGAATTCGCATGGCTGCCGCGCAAGTTCAAGATCGCTGTGTCCGGCTCGAAGCACGATCGCGCGGCCGTGCAGATCCACGACCTCGGCGTGTACCTGAAGAAGAACGCGCAGGGTGAAGTGGTCGCCAGCATTCTCGCGGGCGGCGGCCTCGGCCGTACGCCGATCGTCGGCGCGGTGATCAAGGAAGACCTGCCGTGGCAGCACCTGCTGACCTACTGCGAAGCCGTGCTGCGTGTATATAACCGCTACGGCCGCCGCGACAACCTGTACAAGGCGCGGATCAAGATCCTCGTGAAGGCGCTGTCGCCCGCGAAGTTCGCGCAGCAGGTCGAGGACGAGTGGCAGCACCTGAAGGACGGCCCGTCGACGCTCACGCAGGCGGAAGTCGACCGCGTGTCGCAATACTTCAAGCCGCCCGTCTACGAGAAGCTCGCCGACACCGACGCGTCGTTCGAACAGCACCTGCTCGAGAACAAGGCGTTCGCGCGCTGGGTCGAGCGCAACGTCGCGCCGCACAAGGTGCCGGGCTATGCCGCCGTCACGCTGTCGCTGAAGGATCACCGCGTGGCCCCGGGCGACGCGACCGATGCGCAGATGGACCTGGTGGCCGACTGGGCCGACGCGTACTCGTTCGGAGAACTGCGCGTGTCGCACGAGCAGAACCTGATTCTCGCCAACGTGAAGAAGCGCGACCTGTTCGCGGTGTGGGAAAAGGCGAAGGCGGCCGGTTTCGCGACGCCGAACATCGGCCTGCTGACCGACATCATCGCGTGCCCGGGCGGCGACTTCTGCTCGCTCGCGAACGCGAAGTCGATCCCGATCGCGCTGGCGATCCAGCAACGTTTCGACGATCTGGACTACGTGTACGACCTCGGCGACCTGTCGCTGAACATTTCCGGTTGCATGAACTCGTGCGGTCACCATCACGTGGGCAACATCGGCATTCTCGGTGTCGACAAGGACGGCGCCGAGTGGTACCAGGTGTCGCTCGGCGGCGAGCAGGGCACGGGCCGCAACGGCGCGCGCCTCGGCCGCGTGATCGGGCCGTCGTTCTCCGCGGAGGAAGTGCCGGACGTGATCGCGAAGCTGATCGACACGTTCGTCGAGACGCGCATCGACGGCGAGCGCTTCATCGACACGTACGACCGCATCGGCATCGCGCCGTTCAAGGAGCGCGTGTATGCGGCGCGCCAGGCAGTGAACGCGTAA
- a CDS encoding SDR family oxidoreductase, producing the protein MSTSKQVALVTGSSRGIGAEIARRLARDGFSVVVNYAGSAGAAREVVDTITADGGEAVAVQADIVDPGAVAALFDAAEHAFGRIDVVVNSAGIMKLAPLAELDDAVFDETVAINLKGAFNVSREAAKRVRDGGRIVNLTSSVIGMRLPSYGAYISTKAAVEAMTQVLAQEMRGRRINVNAVAPGPVATELFLHGKSPELIDRMAKLNPLERLGQPGDIASVVAFLAGPDGAWVNGQILRANGGMC; encoded by the coding sequence ATGAGCACATCGAAACAGGTCGCCCTCGTCACGGGCTCGTCGCGCGGCATCGGCGCGGAAATCGCGCGTCGTCTGGCCCGGGACGGCTTCAGCGTCGTCGTGAACTACGCGGGCAGCGCAGGCGCGGCCCGCGAAGTGGTCGACACGATCACCGCCGACGGCGGCGAGGCCGTCGCGGTACAGGCCGACATCGTCGATCCGGGCGCCGTGGCCGCGCTGTTCGACGCGGCCGAGCACGCATTCGGCCGCATCGACGTGGTCGTCAACAGTGCGGGCATCATGAAGCTCGCCCCCCTCGCCGAACTCGACGACGCCGTGTTCGACGAAACCGTCGCGATCAACCTGAAGGGTGCGTTCAACGTCAGTCGCGAGGCCGCGAAGCGCGTGCGCGACGGCGGCCGCATCGTGAACCTGACGTCGAGCGTGATCGGCATGCGCCTGCCGAGCTACGGCGCATACATCTCGACCAAGGCGGCCGTCGAAGCGATGACGCAGGTGCTCGCCCAGGAAATGCGCGGCCGCCGCATCAACGTGAACGCCGTCGCGCCAGGGCCGGTCGCGACCGAGCTGTTCCTGCACGGCAAGAGCCCCGAGCTCATCGACCGCATGGCGAAGCTGAACCCGCTCGAGCGGCTCGGCCAGCCCGGCGACATCGCCAGCGTTGTCGCATTCCTCGCCGGCCCCGACGGCGCGTGGGTCAACGGCCAGATCCTGCGCGCCAACGGCGGCATGTGCTGA
- a CDS encoding alpha/beta fold hydrolase: protein MTAYRHAMTASLDVAYLEWNPQGERVAVLLHGWPDSPAGWEAVAQTLSLRGYRVLAPALRGFAPTCFRDPGTPRSGRLAALGRDLLEFVDALGIERPVLVGHDWGARAVANACGLRDGAASHLVMLSVGYGTNDPAQPLSLQQARNYWYHWYMATPRGEQALRDDRRAFARLMWDTWSPAGWYDERDFDAAAESFDGPDWIDVVLRSYRYRWGFVDGGAAYAQDEAKLTPAPVLSLPTLVLHGAADACNGPETSAGRERFFTGRYERTVLDGIGHFPQREAPSTVADAILRFCARG, encoded by the coding sequence ATGACTGCTTATCGGCATGCGATGACCGCGTCGCTAGACGTCGCGTATCTGGAATGGAATCCGCAAGGCGAGCGCGTGGCCGTGTTGCTGCACGGCTGGCCGGACAGCCCGGCCGGGTGGGAAGCCGTGGCGCAAACGCTGAGCCTGCGCGGCTATCGCGTGCTGGCGCCGGCATTGCGCGGCTTTGCGCCGACTTGTTTTCGTGATCCGGGGACCCCGCGTAGTGGCCGGCTCGCGGCGCTCGGCCGCGACCTGCTTGAGTTCGTCGACGCGCTCGGCATCGAGCGGCCGGTCCTGGTCGGGCACGACTGGGGCGCCCGCGCGGTGGCGAACGCGTGTGGCCTGCGCGACGGGGCGGCGTCGCACCTGGTGATGCTGTCGGTCGGGTACGGCACGAACGATCCGGCTCAGCCGCTGTCGCTGCAGCAGGCGCGCAACTACTGGTACCACTGGTATATGGCGACGCCGCGCGGCGAGCAGGCGCTGCGCGACGATCGCCGCGCGTTCGCGCGCCTGATGTGGGACACATGGTCGCCGGCCGGCTGGTACGACGAACGTGACTTCGATGCGGCGGCCGAGTCGTTCGACGGGCCTGACTGGATCGACGTGGTGCTGCGCTCGTACCGCTATCGCTGGGGATTCGTCGACGGCGGCGCCGCGTACGCGCAAGACGAAGCGAAACTGACGCCGGCGCCGGTGCTGTCGCTCCCGACGCTCGTACTGCACGGCGCCGCGGACGCCTGCAATGGGCCCGAAACTTCCGCCGGGCGCGAGCGATTCTTCACCGGCCGCTACGAGCGCACCGTACTTGACGGCATCGGGCATTTTCCGCAGCGCGAGGCGCCGTCGACCGTCGCCGACGCGATTCTGCGGTTCTGCGCGCGCGGTTGA
- a CDS encoding LysR family transcriptional regulator yields MAFDSRLLSGIGVLSAVIEAGTFARAGEAMGLTQPAVSRAVARLEERVGIRIFNRTARAITLTDEGRRFYEAVAPLLAGIEEAAVDAGRSRARVRGRLRVNVDGTFGHYVLAPRMAEFLDRFPDLSVEISVRDRMGDLVADGFDVAVRFGIPEPSSYRARLLLETRVLTCASPGYIARHGEPRHPRDLASGHRCVLIRDPVTGRPYDWVFHRGKDVVPVDATGRLMVNDTGGLLGACLGGEGVAQLLALYARDILADGRLVQLLPEWADETFPLYAYHHASNLVAAKVRVFLDFVRELTA; encoded by the coding sequence ATGGCATTCGACAGCAGACTTCTGAGCGGAATCGGCGTGCTTTCGGCGGTGATCGAGGCCGGCACGTTCGCGCGCGCGGGCGAGGCGATGGGCCTTACGCAGCCGGCGGTGAGCCGGGCGGTCGCGCGGCTGGAGGAGCGCGTCGGCATCCGGATCTTCAACCGGACGGCGCGCGCGATCACGCTGACCGACGAAGGGCGGCGCTTCTACGAGGCCGTGGCACCGCTGCTGGCCGGCATCGAGGAGGCGGCGGTCGATGCCGGTCGTTCGCGGGCGCGCGTGAGGGGGCGGTTGCGGGTCAACGTGGACGGCACCTTCGGCCACTACGTGCTGGCGCCGAGGATGGCCGAGTTCCTCGATCGTTTCCCCGACCTGTCGGTCGAGATCAGCGTGCGCGACCGGATGGGCGACCTCGTGGCCGACGGATTCGACGTGGCCGTGCGCTTCGGCATTCCGGAGCCGTCGTCATATCGTGCACGGCTGCTGCTGGAGACGCGCGTGCTCACCTGCGCGTCGCCCGGCTACATCGCGCGTCACGGCGAGCCGCGGCATCCGCGGGATCTCGCGAGCGGGCATCGCTGCGTGCTGATCCGCGATCCGGTGACTGGCCGGCCGTATGACTGGGTATTTCATCGCGGCAAGGACGTGGTGCCGGTCGACGCGACCGGCCGGCTGATGGTCAACGATACGGGCGGGCTGCTCGGCGCGTGCCTGGGCGGCGAGGGCGTCGCGCAGCTGCTGGCGCTCTATGCGCGGGACATCCTCGCCGACGGGCGGCTGGTTCAACTGCTGCCGGAATGGGCGGACGAGACCTTTCCGCTTTATGCCTATCACCACGCGTCGAATCTGGTTGCCGCCAAGGTCCGCGTGTTTCTGGACTTCGTGCGCGAGCTGACGGCCTGA
- a CDS encoding LysR family transcriptional regulator: protein MEPPTDPASTALDITLLRTFLEVVDRHGFAPAAERLALTPSAVSGHIKRLEQAAGTLLLARTTRRVALTPAGDTLYAYARNIVDMEREVRARLRGAPAHGPLRVGASEDFAGTWLPQVLRTFRDSHPRTSIELKVGITASLLREQALGRLDVVFGKQCRLVDTPGEPLWEEPLVWAFAADTAFDADGGVPLALFPEPCVYREAAVAALAAALRPFRVLFESGSMAGCVSAALAGFAVTALARSQLRDGLRECGVQDGLPALPAARFYAFASKPGGASAALIDAVRATGRTRQFAA, encoded by the coding sequence ATGGAACCACCGACCGATCCCGCGTCGACCGCGCTCGACATCACGCTGCTCCGCACCTTCCTCGAGGTGGTCGATCGCCACGGCTTCGCGCCGGCCGCCGAACGTCTCGCGCTGACGCCATCTGCGGTCAGCGGCCACATCAAGCGGCTCGAACAAGCGGCCGGCACGCTGCTGCTCGCGCGCACCACGCGCCGCGTCGCGCTCACGCCGGCCGGCGACACGCTGTATGCGTACGCACGCAACATCGTCGACATGGAGCGCGAAGTCCGCGCCCGGCTGCGCGGCGCGCCGGCGCACGGCCCGCTGCGCGTCGGCGCGTCGGAGGATTTCGCCGGCACGTGGCTGCCGCAGGTGTTGCGCACGTTCCGCGACAGCCATCCGCGCACGTCGATCGAACTGAAGGTCGGCATCACCGCGTCGCTGCTGCGGGAGCAAGCGCTGGGCCGGCTCGATGTCGTGTTCGGCAAGCAATGCCGGCTGGTCGACACGCCGGGCGAACCGCTGTGGGAGGAACCCCTGGTGTGGGCTTTCGCGGCGGATACGGCATTCGACGCCGACGGTGGCGTGCCGCTCGCGCTGTTTCCGGAGCCGTGCGTATATCGGGAAGCCGCGGTGGCCGCGCTCGCCGCCGCGCTGCGGCCGTTTCGCGTGCTGTTCGAAAGCGGCAGCATGGCCGGCTGCGTGTCGGCGGCGCTCGCCGGCTTCGCGGTCACGGCGCTCGCGCGCAGCCAGTTGCGCGACGGCCTGCGCGAATGCGGCGTGCAAGACGGCCTGCCGGCGCTGCCGGCCGCGCGCTTCTACGCATTCGCGTCGAAACCCGGCGGCGCCAGCGCCGCGCTGATCGACGCGGTGCGGGCGACCGGGCGCACGCGGCAGTTCGCCGCCTGA
- a CDS encoding phosphoadenylyl-sulfate reductase, with translation MSTATALTPELAAKVERLDTLLAQIGARHEKVKFASSLAAEDMLLTHAILSKGVAIGIFSLNTGRLHAETLGMIDRVRERYGYEIEQFHPRQDAVDQYVAEHGLNAFYESVELRKSCCHIRKVEPLNRALADVGAWVTGQRREQSVTRAELHEEERDEARGIAKYNPLADWTEADVWAYLKAFDVPVNPLHARGYPSIGCEPCTRAIRPGEDSRAGRWWWESRDTKECGLHIAITPIPANAEAGAAH, from the coding sequence ATGAGCACCGCGACCGCACTCACGCCCGAACTCGCCGCGAAGGTCGAGCGCCTCGACACGCTGCTCGCGCAGATCGGCGCGCGCCACGAGAAGGTGAAGTTCGCGAGCAGCCTCGCCGCGGAAGACATGCTGCTCACGCACGCGATCCTGTCGAAGGGCGTGGCGATCGGCATCTTCTCGCTGAACACCGGTCGCCTGCACGCGGAAACGCTGGGCATGATCGACCGCGTGCGCGAGCGCTACGGCTACGAGATCGAGCAGTTTCACCCGCGCCAGGATGCGGTCGACCAGTACGTCGCCGAGCACGGCCTGAACGCGTTCTACGAAAGCGTCGAGCTGCGCAAGTCGTGCTGCCACATCCGCAAGGTCGAGCCGCTGAACCGCGCGCTGGCCGACGTCGGCGCATGGGTCACGGGCCAGCGCCGCGAGCAGTCGGTCACGCGTGCGGAGCTGCACGAGGAGGAACGGGACGAAGCGCGCGGGATCGCGAAGTACAATCCTCTCGCCGACTGGACGGAAGCCGACGTGTGGGCATACCTGAAGGCGTTCGACGTGCCGGTCAACCCGCTGCATGCACGCGGCTACCCGAGCATCGGCTGCGAGCCGTGCACGCGCGCGATCCGCCCCGGCGAGGACAGCCGCGCGGGCCGCTGGTGGTGGGAGTCGCGCGACACGAAGGAATGCGGGCTGCACATCGCGATCACGCCGATTCCGGCGAATGCCGAAGCCGGCGCCGCGCACTGA
- a CDS encoding CysB family HTH-type transcriptional regulator, whose translation MNLHQFRFVREAVRQNFNLTEAAKALYTSQPGVSKAIIELEDELGVEIFTRHGKRVRSLTEPGRIILASVERILQEVESLKRVGKDYAAQDQGNLTIAATHTQARYSLPAAIAEFKKRFPKVHLSILQGSPTQVAEMVIHDQADLAIATEAIADYKELVSLPCFQWHHAAVVPADHPLLERKPVTLDDLAQYPLITYDDAFAGRKKINHAFALRGLSPDIVLEAIDADVIKTYVELGLGVGIMADIAFNPERDRNLRLIPVGHLFGSNVTRVALKQGAYLRSYVYTLVELLSPTLNRKLIEQALKGESESYEL comes from the coding sequence ATGAACCTGCACCAATTTCGCTTCGTGCGCGAGGCCGTCCGGCAGAATTTCAACCTCACCGAGGCCGCCAAGGCGCTCTACACGTCGCAACCGGGGGTGTCCAAGGCGATCATCGAGCTCGAGGACGAACTCGGCGTGGAGATCTTCACGCGGCACGGCAAGCGCGTGCGCTCGCTCACCGAGCCGGGCAGGATCATCCTCGCGTCGGTCGAGCGGATCCTGCAGGAAGTTGAAAGCCTGAAAAGGGTCGGAAAAGATTATGCAGCCCAGGATCAGGGCAACCTGACGATCGCCGCCACCCACACGCAGGCCCGCTACTCGCTGCCGGCGGCCATCGCCGAGTTCAAGAAGCGCTTCCCGAAGGTGCACCTGTCGATCCTGCAGGGCAGCCCGACGCAGGTCGCCGAGATGGTGATCCACGACCAGGCGGATCTCGCGATCGCGACCGAGGCAATTGCCGACTACAAGGAACTCGTGTCGCTGCCCTGCTTCCAGTGGCATCACGCGGCCGTGGTACCCGCCGACCATCCGCTGCTCGAACGCAAGCCGGTCACGCTGGACGATCTCGCGCAATACCCGCTGATCACGTACGACGACGCGTTCGCCGGCCGCAAGAAGATCAATCACGCATTCGCGCTGCGCGGGTTGTCGCCGGACATCGTGCTCGAGGCAATCGACGCCGACGTGATCAAGACTTACGTCGAACTCGGCCTCGGCGTCGGCATCATGGCCGACATCGCATTCAACCCGGAGCGCGACCGCAACCTGCGGCTGATTCCGGTCGGCCACCTGTTCGGCAGCAACGTGACGCGCGTCGCGCTCAAGCAGGGCGCCTACCTGCGCAGCTATGTATATACGCTCGTGGAGCTGCTGTCGCCGACGCTGAACCGCAAGCTGATCGAACAGGCGCTCAAGGGCGAATCCGAATCGTACGAGCTTTGA